The following proteins are encoded in a genomic region of Maledivibacter sp.:
- a CDS encoding ATP-binding protein, translated as MKNHKTYLLLTLVIAFLSEIYFYPFASSLRFSVGVIALSLFILMINDISELKLSFLCGLAVFLIRNIIGILFKDMTISGAALLNIPSMFYYILYGLLAKGMKVKNDKDNLLRTVLFLTVIDSLSNVLEAVIRNNISLNMIKVIFLVGLIRSFMAYFIYWFYKKQELFILAREHQKRYSQLNKIISDIQAEMFYLKKSMKDIERVMSKSYSLYEEYKDNEKLKEKTLNISREVHEIKKDYYRVLKGFESFLKNFENNGTMTLEDVFAIIRDNITRYLRETNKMIKISFDFKDNLEIKNYYSLFSMLNNLIINSIDACGNGDIIEVIQFNDGENVCFEVRDTGEGIEEEILPYIFNPGFTTKYDEVTGKSSTGIGLPHIKNIIEDLDGDIEIKSNINMGTRISLIIPKNSLIG; from the coding sequence ATGAAAAACCACAAAACATATCTATTGTTAACATTGGTTATAGCTTTTTTAAGTGAAATATATTTCTATCCCTTCGCCAGTAGTTTAAGGTTCTCCGTAGGTGTTATAGCACTTAGCCTATTTATTTTGATGATCAATGATATTTCTGAACTGAAGTTATCATTTTTATGTGGATTAGCAGTTTTTTTAATTAGAAATATCATAGGTATTCTTTTTAAAGACATGACTATTAGTGGGGCTGCTTTGTTAAACATACCTTCAATGTTTTACTACATACTGTATGGTTTACTTGCGAAAGGGATGAAGGTTAAAAATGATAAGGATAATCTTTTAAGAACTGTTTTGTTTCTGACGGTGATTGATTCATTAAGCAATGTTCTAGAGGCGGTTATAAGGAATAATATTTCATTGAATATGATAAAAGTTATTTTTCTCGTAGGTTTAATTAGGAGTTTCATGGCATATTTTATATATTGGTTTTATAAAAAGCAGGAATTATTTATATTGGCTAGGGAGCATCAAAAAAGATATAGTCAACTAAATAAGATAATTTCAGATATTCAGGCTGAAATGTTCTACTTGAAAAAATCAATGAAGGATATTGAAAGGGTAATGAGTAAGAGCTATAGTTTATATGAAGAATACAAAGATAATGAAAAGTTGAAGGAAAAAACTCTGAATATATCAAGGGAAGTACATGAAATAAAAAAGGATTATTATAGGGTATTAAAGGGCTTTGAAAGTTTTTTGAAAAATTTTGAAAATAATGGTACAATGACACTCGAAGATGTTTTTGCGATTATTAGAGATAATATAACTAGATATCTTAGGGAAACCAATAAGATGATAAAAATTTCCTTTGATTTCAAAGATAACCTTGAGATAAAGAATTATTATTCTTTATTCTCTATGCTTAACAATTTAATAATAAATAGTATAGATGCATGTGGAAACGGGGATATAATAGAAGTCATACAATTTAATGATGGGGAAAATGTTTGCTTTGAAGTTAGGGATACTGGAGAAGGTATAGAAGAAGAAATTCTTCCTTATATTTTTAATCCAGGCTTTACAACTAAATATGATGAAGTAACGGGAAAATCGTCTACGGGTATTGGACTCCCCCATATAAAAAATATTATTGAGGATCTAGATGGTGATATTGAAATAAAATCAAATATAAATATGGGAACACGGATAAGCCTAATAATACCCAAAAATTCATTGATCGGGTGA
- a CDS encoding response regulator, producing the protein MDKTFLIIDDDINIRKMLGFLIRKEKLGKVVAELDSGEHAVQEIIFYNPDIILIDLLLPIKDGIEIIKMAKLEGYKGKFIMISQVEDEEMISKAYESGILFFISKPINNIEAINVIKGVCRNIELEKSVALIKNAVLNIGEIKGRDSSGEVGLDEQIVNIFTDIGIVGNTGSSDLKKVIYKIIDMKRRNPSTTYQLQKIYDELAKEKSLGEDEVANKRTIEKRIRRTIQKSLQTIAELGHDDYYNTKFSEYSTTLFDFKQVKQEMRHIDNPKQERGKISIKKFIEGMISKLNYQTNEI; encoded by the coding sequence ATGGATAAGACTTTTTTAATAATTGATGACGATATTAATATCAGAAAAATGTTGGGGTTTTTGATACGCAAAGAGAAACTTGGGAAAGTTGTAGCTGAGCTGGATAGCGGAGAACATGCAGTTCAAGAAATCATTTTTTACAATCCGGATATCATACTTATAGATTTACTTCTTCCTATTAAAGATGGAATTGAGATAATTAAGATGGCTAAGTTAGAAGGCTACAAGGGAAAGTTTATTATGATCTCTCAGGTTGAGGATGAAGAAATGATTTCAAAGGCCTATGAAAGCGGAATACTATTCTTTATTAGTAAGCCAATTAATAATATAGAAGCTATTAATGTTATTAAGGGGGTCTGTCGTAATATCGAACTTGAAAAGTCCGTGGCACTAATAAAAAATGCCGTACTAAATATTGGCGAAATAAAGGGTAGAGATTCCTCAGGGGAAGTTGGCCTAGATGAGCAAATCGTTAATATATTCACCGACATAGGGATTGTTGGAAATACAGGAAGTAGCGATTTAAAAAAAGTCATTTATAAAATAATAGATATGAAGCGAAGAAATCCCTCTACCACATATCAATTGCAAAAAATATATGATGAGCTTGCAAAGGAAAAGAGTTTAGGGGAAGATGAAGTTGCTAATAAAAGGACTATTGAGAAAAGGATCAGAAGAACTATTCAAAAATCTCTTCAAACCATTGCGGAATTAGGACATGATGATTATTACAACACCAAGTTTTCAGAGTATAGTACAACGTTGTTTGACTTCAAGCAAGTTAAACAAGAAATGAGGCATATTGATAATCCCAAGCAAGAGCGTGGAAAGATATCTATTAAAAAATTTATTGAAGGTATGATTTCCAAGTTGAATTATCAGACAAATGAAATATAA